One Thalassotalea hakodatensis DNA segment encodes these proteins:
- a CDS encoding outer membrane lipoprotein carrier protein LolA — protein sequence MVKLIYFFCLLLLSAWSQPLHSFELNAEQAMNILSMPMEKNTHGTFKQKKYFNVLANPFMSSGYYRQTDSKFTWETTKPVHSTLIFDGVKLWQQNGSEEKVELPLANHYIKVVKALINGDLIALKAFFAFNKSKISNCVILSPLDDKIALIGQTIHLCYQDKHLSIRINEKSGNYTELLMTPADKSVVK from the coding sequence ATGGTTAAGTTAATTTATTTTTTTTGCTTGTTATTGCTTAGCGCATGGTCGCAGCCGCTGCACAGCTTCGAGCTTAATGCAGAGCAAGCGATGAATATTTTATCAATGCCAATGGAAAAAAATACTCACGGTACCTTTAAACAAAAGAAGTATTTTAACGTGTTAGCCAACCCTTTTATGTCTTCTGGTTATTACCGCCAAACAGACAGCAAGTTTACATGGGAGACGACTAAACCTGTACATAGTACATTAATCTTTGATGGCGTGAAGCTTTGGCAGCAGAATGGTTCAGAAGAAAAGGTAGAACTGCCATTAGCCAATCATTATATTAAGGTGGTTAAAGCCTTAATTAATGGTGATTTAATAGCGTTAAAAGCATTTTTTGCTTTTAATAAAAGTAAAATAAGCAATTGCGTTATATTGTCGCCATTGGATGATAAAATTGCTTTAATCGGTCAAACAATTCATCTTTGTTACCAAGATAAACACCTCTCAATTCGTATAAATGAAAAAAGCGGTAATTACACTGAACTGTTGATGACACCTGCTGATAAAAGCGTTGTTAAGTAA
- a CDS encoding MMPL family transporter: MKKHTGLLIVQMFATVMMLLFLVRQGVDVKADILSTLPASDYPEFVIDAEQKLFQRSANQLIISFSGEDKVKAYQRMLSDIQQKGWQVSLPNKEKISQLSNFYTQHVGSVLSNDFREHLSTIKSYQQYFNQQLAQISNPIVSQTFANDPSLATSSFIHERLNQYSSISVKDNYFIALNSTKQPILLFVEVETAEKALVNIDQAIAAAEHVNQLVNETLLQYPKVTIKTSGILLHTAENAANAKWEMSVFGSLSLLATVILVVWAFHSVIPVFWIMLTVSNAFLVGLCALLWSFASIHVITLVFGVTLIGLTVDYCLHVLTSKYGVHKHRVGKTLCFALITTLICYSLFYFTPLMILKQVAVFVSFGLIAAYFTSLWLERLLFSQDLKQSSVRLLSTKTLKPLLLKLQPAILVAISIVIVASIVKPLQFDDNVASLNASSDELLDAERYHFELLNQQSVHRVFIHATSIEALLQKEEAIAAHLRTTYPLININKLSDWLPSKAQQNINFQRIEKAQQGGVFSLLTQAVPTFQLPEQVSYLTVNAFIQKLGKQYLNHLYVDDINGHVSVMELSGTSKSAVSTFLADKKDVVLFDKQSSLTDVIQHFRQTLSYWLFAAIAVILILLLIRYELKTTLKAALVIVAATYSALYLSQLRDGAISIFNLLSAMLLIGLAVDYLIFYRERQLSQANLLAVSLSAASSLLVFGMLAFSQTPAIYSFGLTVTLGLFLIYILAPIVAKE; encoded by the coding sequence ATGAAAAAGCATACCGGGCTATTAATTGTACAAATGTTTGCTACAGTAATGATGTTACTGTTTTTAGTTCGACAAGGTGTTGATGTTAAAGCAGATATATTAAGTACTTTACCGGCTTCTGACTATCCTGAATTTGTTATTGATGCGGAACAAAAATTGTTCCAGCGTTCCGCTAACCAATTGATTATCTCTTTTTCTGGCGAAGACAAAGTCAAAGCGTATCAACGTATGTTGTCTGATATTCAACAAAAAGGTTGGCAGGTTAGCTTACCTAATAAAGAGAAAATCAGTCAGTTGTCGAATTTTTATACGCAGCATGTTGGTAGTGTACTTTCCAACGATTTTCGAGAACATCTATCAACGATAAAGAGTTATCAACAATATTTTAACCAACAGCTTGCTCAAATATCCAACCCAATTGTCAGCCAAACCTTTGCAAATGATCCCAGTCTTGCCACGTCGAGTTTTATTCATGAAAGGCTGAACCAGTACTCTTCAATATCGGTAAAAGACAATTACTTTATTGCATTAAATTCAACGAAACAGCCTATTTTACTTTTTGTTGAAGTTGAGACTGCAGAAAAAGCGTTAGTTAATATCGATCAAGCAATAGCTGCAGCAGAACACGTTAATCAGTTAGTGAACGAAACATTATTGCAGTATCCGAAAGTAACCATTAAAACTTCTGGAATTTTATTACATACTGCTGAAAATGCTGCAAACGCTAAATGGGAAATGAGTGTTTTTGGCAGCTTGAGTCTTTTAGCAACTGTCATATTAGTTGTTTGGGCATTTCATTCAGTTATTCCTGTTTTTTGGATTATGCTGACGGTGAGTAATGCATTTTTAGTTGGGCTTTGTGCGCTTTTATGGAGCTTTGCGTCAATACATGTGATCACTCTCGTGTTTGGGGTAACGTTAATTGGCTTAACGGTTGATTATTGCTTACATGTATTAACGAGTAAGTATGGAGTTCATAAACATAGGGTAGGGAAGACACTCTGTTTTGCCTTAATCACCACCTTAATTTGCTATAGCTTATTTTATTTTACCCCGTTAATGATATTAAAACAGGTTGCCGTATTCGTAAGTTTTGGATTAATAGCCGCTTATTTTACTAGCTTATGGTTAGAAAGGTTGTTATTTTCTCAAGATTTAAAGCAATCGTCAGTTCGCTTATTAAGTACAAAAACATTAAAACCATTACTATTAAAACTACAACCGGCTATTTTAGTGGCCATTAGCATAGTGATTGTAGCTTCAATAGTTAAACCGCTACAATTTGACGATAATGTTGCGTCATTAAATGCCAGCTCTGATGAGCTTTTGGATGCTGAACGTTATCACTTTGAGTTGCTTAATCAACAGTCAGTTCATCGAGTATTCATCCACGCGACTTCAATTGAAGCATTATTACAAAAAGAAGAGGCGATAGCTGCTCATTTACGTACTACATATCCTTTAATTAACATCAATAAATTAAGTGACTGGCTACCTTCTAAAGCACAGCAAAACATTAATTTTCAACGTATTGAAAAAGCGCAGCAAGGCGGTGTTTTTTCATTGTTGACACAAGCGGTACCAACTTTTCAACTACCCGAACAAGTATCTTACTTAACCGTTAATGCTTTTATTCAAAAGCTAGGTAAACAATACCTTAACCACCTATATGTTGACGATATTAACGGTCATGTATCGGTAATGGAACTGAGTGGGACATCTAAATCGGCAGTTTCTACGTTCTTAGCGGATAAAAAGGATGTGGTTTTATTTGATAAACAATCGTCGTTAACTGATGTTATTCAGCACTTTAGACAAACACTAAGTTATTGGCTTTTTGCTGCTATAGCTGTGATTTTGATATTGTTATTAATACGATATGAATTAAAAACTACGCTAAAAGCTGCGTTGGTTATTGTAGCTGCAACATATAGTGCATTATATCTTTCACAATTACGCGATGGTGCTATCTCTATTTTTAATTTATTGAGTGCAATGCTACTGATTGGTTTAGCCGTTGATTACTTAATTTTTTATCGTGAACGGCAATTAAGTCAAGCAAACCTTTTAGCCGTGAGTCTATCTGCTGCTTCGTCTTTATTGGTTTTTGGCATGTTAGCATTTAGTCAAACTCCGGCGATATACAGCTTTGGCTTAACTGTAACCTTAGGGTTGTTCTTGATTTATATATTGGCGCCAATTGTGGCAAAGGAATAA
- a CDS encoding NAD(P)/FAD-dependent oxidoreductase, with product MKVEHVDVIIIGAGPAGAVAGAMLANLNHKVLIIEKEHFPRFSIGESLLPQCMAFIKQAGLLENIETSADDLAFQFKNGAAFFHQDKYTDFDFTEKFTPGPGTTYQIKRAGFDKLLADGAKQKGVDIRYGELVKKVDVECDNPTVDIQTDTGEEYQVTGKFLLDASGFGRVLPRLLQLETPSNFPVRQSYFTHVKDNITDKNFDRNKILITVHPNYKDIWYWLIPFADGTASVGVVGEPSMFDQQLTANQLLQSFIEQTPNLKHLLNNASFISDARVIKGYAANVDCLYGDNYALLGNAGEFLDPVFSSGVTIAMKSASLIAPVVDKKINGKRVDIENEFAVPLKKGIDCFKTFVSAWYDGRFQDVIFFEQQEPHVKAMISSILAGYAWDDNNPYVVQSERRLNVLVKLCNDI from the coding sequence ATGAAAGTTGAACATGTTGATGTCATCATTATAGGCGCCGGTCCAGCAGGTGCAGTGGCTGGAGCAATGCTTGCAAATTTAAACCATAAAGTGTTAATTATTGAAAAGGAGCATTTTCCTCGTTTTTCTATCGGTGAAAGCCTATTGCCTCAATGTATGGCATTTATCAAACAAGCAGGTTTATTAGAAAATATTGAAACATCAGCTGATGATTTGGCGTTTCAATTTAAAAATGGTGCAGCATTTTTTCACCAAGACAAATACACTGATTTTGATTTTACGGAAAAATTTACACCGGGCCCTGGTACGACTTATCAGATTAAACGTGCCGGTTTTGATAAGCTACTGGCCGATGGCGCTAAGCAAAAAGGGGTAGATATTCGCTATGGCGAATTAGTCAAAAAAGTTGATGTAGAATGTGATAACCCGACGGTAGATATTCAAACTGACACTGGTGAAGAGTATCAAGTTACAGGTAAGTTTTTATTAGATGCGAGCGGCTTTGGGCGGGTATTACCTCGATTATTGCAGTTAGAAACACCGTCCAACTTTCCTGTTAGACAATCCTATTTTACTCATGTTAAAGACAACATAACCGATAAAAACTTCGACAGAAATAAAATTTTAATTACTGTGCATCCAAACTATAAAGATATTTGGTATTGGTTAATTCCATTCGCAGACGGTACCGCAAGTGTTGGCGTAGTAGGCGAGCCATCAATGTTTGATCAACAGTTAACTGCAAACCAATTACTACAGTCTTTTATTGAACAAACACCCAATCTGAAACATTTGTTAAACAATGCAAGCTTTATTTCAGATGCGCGAGTCATTAAAGGCTATGCTGCAAATGTTGATTGTTTATATGGTGATAATTATGCATTACTTGGAAATGCAGGTGAATTTTTAGATCCAGTTTTTTCTTCCGGGGTCACCATTGCAATGAAGTCAGCATCTTTAATTGCACCTGTCGTTGATAAGAAAATAAATGGTAAACGTGTTGATATTGAAAATGAATTTGCTGTACCGCTAAAAAAAGGTATTGATTGTTTTAAAACGTTTGTGAGTGCATGGTATGACGGACGCTTTCAAGATGTGATCTTTTTTGAACAACAAGAGCCGCACGTAAAAGCGATGATCAGTTCTATTTTGGCTGGGTACGCATGGGATGACAATAACCCCTATGTTGTACAAAGTGAAAGACGATTAAATGTATTGGTAAAGTTATGCAACGATATTTAG
- a CDS encoding DUF3261 domain-containing protein has protein sequence MQRYLVTIILTLLFSCSTTQQPAEVSIAKDIALKLQSVDEEVKYYQQALLTVTMQEQQHNMLVNTEYTQGKLAIVAVSLQGMPLFELTHDDFGYVDIKRYIPLDIEPAHILADMQLIQIPVNKLSSRLIGGRIEEVQNAENRVRTLYFHQQPVIEVTYFDSVIEFHHLQRQYKMTIKKLKAH, from the coding sequence ATGCAACGATATTTAGTCACCATCATATTAACTCTGCTATTTTCCTGTTCAACTACCCAACAGCCCGCTGAAGTATCTATCGCCAAAGATATAGCGTTAAAGTTGCAGTCTGTAGATGAAGAAGTGAAATACTACCAGCAAGCTTTATTAACGGTAACGATGCAAGAACAACAACATAACATGTTAGTGAACACTGAATACACGCAAGGTAAATTGGCGATAGTTGCAGTGTCATTACAAGGCATGCCGTTGTTCGAATTAACGCACGATGATTTTGGGTACGTTGATATAAAACGATATATACCACTTGATATTGAGCCCGCTCATATTTTAGCTGATATGCAGTTGATCCAAATACCAGTAAATAAACTATCATCTCGGTTAATTGGTGGTCGGATCGAAGAAGTGCAAAACGCCGAAAATAGGGTTAGAACCCTGTATTTTCATCAACAACCGGTGATTGAAGTTACGTATTTTGACAGTGTAATCGAGTTTCATCACTTGCAACGACAATACAAAATGACGATTAAAAAGTTAAAGGCGCACTAA